One segment of Penaeus vannamei isolate JL-2024 chromosome 3, ASM4276789v1, whole genome shotgun sequence DNA contains the following:
- the LOC113802378 gene encoding uncharacterized protein: MATNAQSSEYVTVATFVVKDEGLESLPEGRESSESIENVVTNDHDPGTVQVSYFDAEEAAEVITSGEYDEANHEAEIQEEDGSHKPWRKGGNTTLWSLPAVRALLDIYEEHEQEYVNKTVRRRVFWEIVAEKMKERGFEYDWCSCRVRFKGMCRKVLSLAMHGRSKLTRRLWWEERVERIMENLDQEFVRMRQARRRTVSDASAASTSFGGAVAFQLPAQASQVNVNEAVVDGDRDAFQLDSGMHSTTGEHQSKKRRLFLKSQAPKEDCAPAWFHEYVNRRERQWERRLALEEQRHNQIVQLLTQKNELLGKLTGILEKMGSQSNFVKIAPKPPAVIANPIRARRIVSSNGTTMFVPIAPSVSNKDATPQEDSQKGST, from the exons ATGGCGACAAACGCGCAGTCTTCGGAGTATGTCACCGTTGCAACTTTCGTCGTAAAAGATGAAG GGTTGGAGTCATTGCCAGAGGGAAGAGAATCATCGGAGAGCATCGAAAATGTTGTTACTAATGACCATGATCCAGGCACTGTTCAG GTCAGCTATTTTGATGCAGAAGAAGCCGCTGAAGTTATTACATCTGGGGAATATGATGAGGCCAATCATGAGGCTGAAATACAAGAGGAAGATGGGTCGCATAAGCCTT ggaggaaaggtggaaacaCAACCCTGTGGAGTTTACCTGCAGTGAGGGCCCTCCTTGATATCTATGAAGAACACGAGCAAGAGTATGTGAACAAGACAGTCAGACGGAGAGTGTTTTGGGAAATTGTCGccgagaagatgaaagagaga gGCTTTGAATATGACTGGTGCAGCTGCAGAGTTCGCTTCAAAGGAATGTGTCGAAAAGTGCTCTCTTTGGCCATGCAC GGAAGGTCCAAGCTGACTCGAAGACTATGGTGGGAGGAACGAGTGGAAAGAATAATGGAAAACCTAGACCAAGAGTTTGTCAGGATGAGGCAGGCCCGCAGAAGGACAGTCAGTGACGCATCGGCTGCGAGCACTAGCTTTGGGGGTGCAGTGGCATTTCAG CTCCCTGCCCAAGCCAGTCAGGTTAACGTAAATGAAGCAGTTGTCGACGGTGACCGTGATGCATTTCAGCTTG ATTCAGGAATGCACAGTACAACAGGAGAACATCAGAGCAAAAAGCGTCGCCTGTTCCTGAAGTCCCAGGCTCCAAAGGAAGACTGTGCACCAGCTTGGTTCCACGAATATGTGAACCGTAGAGAACGTCAGTGGGAGAGACGGCTAGCTCTAGAGGAGCAGAGACATAATCAG ATTGTTCAGCTACTCACCCAGAAGAATGAACTCCTAGGAAAACTGACAGGGATCTTGGAGAAAATGGGTTCGCAGAGCAATTTTGTGAAGATTGCCCCCAAGCCTCCTGCTGTCATTGCGAATCCCATCCGAGCCAGACGCATTGTGTCCAGCAATGGCACCACAATGTTTGTGCCCATTGCCCCTTCTGTCTCCAATAAAGATGCGACTCCCCAGGAAGACTCGCAGAAGGGGAGCacttga